In Lytechinus variegatus isolate NC3 chromosome 6, Lvar_3.0, whole genome shotgun sequence, the DNA window ttaattgaattttttttttgttagtatttttaattatcataaaatccGGCAATACTTCTtttaatttgttaaataatttatttcaggGTTCTTCGAGAACATTCTCTTATGGTATTTACATTTCAGGCTTTCCTTTACAGGATCGAAATCTAAACAAACAGAAATGGTAAAAATATAATAGAAAGAGTGCATTCAACGTTCTACAGCTAGTGTTTGACTTCTCCTTATCACCCGTTAAAGAGTTTGATTATCAAACATCAAATCACTTCGAACTTACGATTTATTAACCAGGTGGATGAACTTGACCTTGATTACATGAACCTTGACCTCGGGTCACTTGCAAGTACGACGAACTTTGCGGAGTCTTTCAAAGCCAGAGGAATTCACCTGCATATCCTCGTGTGTAACGCCGGAATGGCATTTGGACCGGACGGTAAAGTATAAATATACAGAAAAGGGGAATCAAGATAGACAACACCAATTAACCAAATACACGTATACACATAGGCAcgcaaacacacccacacacacacacagagggagagagggggggggggaggtgcaCTATGCAGCGCTAGGCTATACTATGCATGCAAAGCTTAACATATATATCTGCCACCCGCTGCGAATGAGAAACTGTAATCAATAATCATCAGAGTTTATTCCCAGCTCCTTGAAATATTGACCCACACATGATCGTAGACCTGTTGATCTAGATGCCTGAAATTACATTCACCCAAACGCCTAAGATGTTGTATGCTTTATGAAATAATGACAGAGGCGACTTTTTTTCCTCAATAGGGTAAGAAGATAGAAAATGGTATACTACGAGGAAAAACGGTAAGCAGTAATTTGGTTGCGATAAAAGGGCAATAGATACGGCATACACGTAATGGTTGACAGCCTATGACCTTTCACCTCTCCGTTTACAAAGGAAACAAACTGATTagctaaaatatatataaacatagtGATTAATGTTTAGTAACATTGCTTCTTTCTCTTTCACTGATATTACAAGAACCAAGTGTTGACGGAATAGAGATTCACTTCCAGGTCAATTACCTATCCCACTTCCTGTTGACCTTGCATTTACTTCCGGTGCTAAAGAGCTCCGGTCCAAACACAAGGATCGTTCTCGTCTCTTCATTGGCGTATAGTTTTGCAAGGTGGAATGAAGACGATATGCAGTGTTTGAATACTGCAAACAAAACCACAGTTTATTCTAACACAAAGCTTTACCAGGTATGTTTGTTATTATGTTTACAAGTTTAATTGTGTAACAGCTGTAcaactttatatatatatatatttcaagttTTTTGTCATGAGGTGTTAAATTACTGACTAAATATTAAAACAAGATggatgaaagagagaaatagaaaagggtaaaatgtgctttaaaatatagaaaatatcatttattgtattccaaaattatatttttattttaaaagtccCAAATTCTTACATGTCATCTTGTTTTACCCCTTTATTTTGTTGGATCATTATAACGCCACTTCTCAGAGTATACTGGAAGGCACGATGGATATAAAGAACcaataaactgtcatgaaatctTTTGAAGACGAATTACATAGTATTTAGTAACTCCCTAGCTTCATTACCGACACAAATTATGTTTGACAATACCCCTCTTGAGCAGGTTTCTCatacaaaatttttaggtgttTTGGTTGATAGCAAGCTCTCCTGGAAGttacatattgaaaatatttgcaaaacaatCTCTCGAAATATTGGTATCATTAACAAACTAAAATCACATCTCCCACAACGATCTTTGCTTATTCTTCATTATTCTCTTGTTTTACCCTACTTAAATCATGGACTTTTGCTTTGGGGAAACACCCATCAAACTctgttagaaaaaattatattgttacAAAAAAGTAATTCGTATAATCTGCAATGCTCCGTTTCGTGCCCACTCAGATCCACTTTTCCTTGAACATTATATTCTCAAAGTAAACGATCTCTTCTTGTTTCATCTTGGAGAATTTATGTATAAATTCAATTCTGGTGCCCTTCCCTTAGTTTTTCATGACATGTTTATAAAGAATCAAACTATTCATAAATATCCCACTAGACAGTCTGAAgaatttcatttacctttaCTAAAAACACTTTCAGCACAAAATACATTAATTTTCAGCCACAAATATTCCATAATCCATATTAAgtttcaaatgtataatttagatgaatatatatatatatatatatatatatatatatatatatatatattgtgttacatgtttctttattacatttaaatTGTTATAACTGTATTTATGATGGATTTTGTCTACTGTTTTGTTgggaatgagaaaaaaaataaaactgaaactgaaatctgtattttgattatttacTTTAGCTTTTCGGGAATTTACACCTTCTACTATTAACAAATGCAATTCCTTAATGAAGGAATGATTCTGCATaattaatgttgaaaatgatatttgttgaatttgtagaaaatgaatgtttattCGAATTAAggtgaattgaatttattatttttattgaaataaatttgaacttTTGCTCTCAACACAAACAAAGAAAATCCGAAGAATTGCCTGGAAATTTTCTGCTGCTAACTGCAGTCTTGACAGGGGTGGCCCTATTTGACCTTGGGAAGTATTCTTATTATTTATGAACGAACGATCTTTtagtttttaaatatttttttgtatacagATCATGCAAATGTTTTCTCTTGAAAGACGCTTGGAAGGATCAGGCATCAGTGTGTTTTCGCTGCACCCAGGGGTTGTGGAGACTGAGCTTGTGAAGCGTGAAGGACAGCGAATTCCTTTAATGCCTCGGATGTTTGCGAGACTTGGAATGTCGACACGTGAGTTTTTCGTGGCGCGAAAGATGCAACTACATGATGCTCTCATATGTTGTgttcaaaaatcaaatttcgtGTTACATACAAATTTgcacaaaaatgttaaataaagttttgcaaaaattaccatagtaactctGCCATTATTAAACTAACATGGGATCCTTGAATTGTGATTCGCTGCTTAGATAAGTTGCCTTGTCATAATGATAAAGTTACcttaatttcgattttttttaaaagggtcTTAGTTGTGTATTATGTATTATAAGGTTACAATTTGTGTGtgtatttaattttaaaaatgtcattatcatcatggtT includes these proteins:
- the LOC121417430 gene encoding retinol dehydrogenase 12-like → MGSRLSTQPELPEVDLRGRVAIVTGANAGIGYETAKSLAQMGAKVIMACRSEMKALEAIDRMKEEHTDEWELNKRSRVKIQVDELDLDYMNLDLGSLASTTNFAESFKARGIHLHILVCNAGMAFGPDEPSVDGIEIHFQVNYLSHFLLTLHLLPVLKSSGPNTRIVLVSSLAYSFARWNEDDMQCLNTANKTTVYSNTKLYQIMQMFSLERRLEGSGISVFSLHPGVVETELVKREGQRIPLMPRMFARLGMSTHMLRNPFKGALTTLHAAVNPAYDGKSALYFESSKPHWLMSQPRDRWKQEHLWKYSLECLRNYTTEDMLDVFTS